The candidate division WOR-3 bacterium genome includes a window with the following:
- a CDS encoding ATP-binding protein has product MRDFFLDRVQVQNETFAKLLDLKGSSLSMFAYDYTYWDEMVRCIAERDTFWAAEQIAEALGTYHADKAWMYRIDRTLVYSATNEAQQGLTKYTLPDSCLTFLLDEKRFCHFFISTSAGLLEVRGATVHPSDDPERTTPPQGYFLVGRLWNDDYVAELSELTGATVRLLPVDAEGTINQKAPVVSDLTEGLIVVTEVLKDWRSRPIAVVEARSVSYAVREFNRSSASHFVMLVLVVATITALVAVALVLLVTRPLNLLSMALTTENTKVLAGLVKKNTEFGEIARMIARFFEQKDRLVLEIAERKRTEAELLVKEQELKRSNAELEQFAYVASHDLQEPLRMVGSYTQLLARRYKGKLDKDADEFIAFAVDGVTRMQGLINDLLSYSRVGTRGNKPQPTNSEEVLERVLQNLSVSLRDNKATVTHDPLPVVMADERQLEQLLQNLIGNAVKYHGEKPPQVHIGAERSNGVWIFTVRDNGIGIEPQYYGRIFQLFQRLHTRQEYSGTGIGLAICKKIVERHGGKIWVESEPGKGSKFIFTLLAGGK; this is encoded by the coding sequence ATGAGGGACTTCTTTCTAGACCGGGTCCAGGTGCAAAATGAGACCTTCGCCAAGCTGCTTGACCTGAAGGGTTCGTCGCTCTCGATGTTTGCCTACGACTATACCTACTGGGACGAAATGGTTCGGTGCATCGCTGAACGCGACACATTCTGGGCCGCCGAGCAAATTGCCGAGGCATTGGGAACCTATCATGCCGACAAAGCCTGGATGTACCGGATTGACCGCACACTAGTGTACTCAGCCACGAACGAAGCGCAGCAAGGCCTGACCAAGTATACGTTGCCTGACTCGTGCCTTACGTTCTTGCTCGATGAAAAGCGGTTCTGCCACTTCTTCATCAGCACATCGGCCGGACTCCTCGAGGTCCGCGGAGCTACTGTCCATCCGAGCGACGACCCCGAACGGACTACGCCTCCACAAGGCTACTTTCTTGTCGGCCGGCTGTGGAACGATGACTACGTGGCTGAATTGTCAGAGCTCACCGGCGCAACTGTTCGACTGCTGCCAGTTGACGCCGAGGGCACCATAAACCAAAAAGCACCCGTGGTTTCGGACTTGACTGAAGGACTAATCGTTGTAACCGAGGTTCTCAAGGATTGGCGAAGCCGACCGATAGCGGTCGTTGAAGCGCGGTCAGTGTCTTACGCAGTCCGTGAGTTCAATCGCTCCTCAGCCAGCCACTTCGTGATGCTCGTCTTGGTAGTAGCAACCATCACCGCCCTGGTCGCAGTTGCTCTGGTGCTCCTCGTAACCAGGCCCTTGAACCTGCTTTCCATGGCCCTTACAACCGAGAATACAAAGGTGCTGGCGGGCCTGGTGAAGAAGAATACTGAGTTCGGGGAGATTGCCCGGATGATAGCGCGGTTCTTTGAACAGAAGGATAGGCTGGTGCTGGAAATAGCCGAGCGCAAGCGGACAGAGGCAGAACTTCTGGTCAAGGAACAGGAGCTCAAGCGGTCCAACGCCGAGCTGGAGCAATTCGCCTACGTTGCCTCGCACGACCTTCAGGAACCGTTGCGTATGGTAGGCAGCTATACCCAGCTCTTGGCTCGACGATACAAGGGAAAACTTGACAAAGACGCTGACGAGTTCATCGCCTTCGCGGTTGACGGCGTGACGCGAATGCAGGGACTGATAAATGACCTGCTTTCCTACTCCCGGGTAGGCACGCGTGGAAACAAGCCGCAGCCGACCAACAGTGAGGAGGTGCTCGAGCGCGTACTTCAGAACTTGAGTGTATCGCTGAGGGATAACAAGGCTACCGTGACTCACGACCCGCTGCCAGTGGTGATGGCTGACGAACGGCAGCTTGAGCAGTTGCTGCAGAACTTGATCGGCAACGCAGTGAAGTATCACGGGGAGAAGCCACCCCAGGTACACATTGGTGCTGAGCGGTCGAACGGCGTTTGGATTTTCACCGTGCGGGACAACGGTATTGGTATTGAGCCCCAGTACTACGGACGCATCTTTCAGCTCTTCCAGCGGCTGCACACAAGACAGGAGTACTCCGGAACCGGTATCGGTCTAGCGATATGCAAGAAGATAGTAGAACGCCACGGCGGGAAAATCTGGGTCGAATCCGAACCAGGTAAGGGTTCGAAGTTCATTTTCACCTTGCTAGCAGGAGGGAAATAG
- a CDS encoding site-2 protease family protein → MADPEGLVRSIILSAPAILFGLTIHEYSHGYVAWKLGDPTAKNMGRLTLNPLKHLDPIGTIAFFLFRFGWAKPVPIDPTYFRYPTRDMALSSVAGPAANLATALVAGLLVRVFAFLHVGGFLALVAGYFVLFNLILCFFNLIPIPPLDGSRLVYYFLPANIAARYARLERYGFMILLGVIFIGQLTGISVLWWYMAPLVRTFSMLFAGQTLI, encoded by the coding sequence ATGGCTGACCCCGAGGGTCTGGTCCGCAGTATCATCCTTTCTGCGCCAGCGATTCTGTTTGGCCTGACCATCCACGAGTACAGCCACGGTTATGTCGCTTGGAAGCTCGGCGACCCTACCGCGAAGAACATGGGCCGGCTGACTCTCAACCCGCTGAAGCACCTTGACCCCATTGGTACCATTGCCTTCTTCCTGTTCCGGTTCGGCTGGGCCAAGCCGGTGCCGATTGATCCGACCTATTTCCGTTACCCGACCCGTGATATGGCGCTTTCGTCAGTTGCCGGCCCGGCCGCGAACCTTGCGACTGCACTGGTTGCAGGGTTACTGGTCCGTGTGTTCGCGTTTCTTCATGTCGGAGGGTTCCTGGCACTCGTTGCGGGCTACTTCGTACTGTTCAATCTCATCCTCTGCTTTTTTAATCTGATACCAATTCCACCGCTCGACGGGTCGCGTCTGGTCTACTATTTCCTGCCGGCTAACATTGCGGCTAGGTACGCACGGCTCGAGCGATACGGATTCATGATCCTCTTAGGCGTGATATTCATTGGACAACTGACCGGGATTTCCGTACTCTGGTGGTATATGGCGCCACTTGTTCGGACGTTCAGCATGCTCTTTGCCGGCCAGACACTCATCTAG
- a CDS encoding DUF3467 domain-containing protein, with protein sequence MDQNNREIPQGQQVQVEIGERESEGVYSNFVLIAHSPSEFIIDFARILPGLPKAKVFSRIVMTPQHVQLLHNALAENIRKYEERFGKIRVEGKEQTTKNLGF encoded by the coding sequence ATGGATCAGAACAATAGAGAAATACCCCAGGGTCAGCAGGTGCAGGTAGAAATCGGCGAACGGGAGTCCGAGGGCGTATATTCGAACTTCGTACTCATCGCCCACTCGCCATCTGAATTCATCATTGACTTCGCCCGGATTCTGCCCGGGTTGCCCAAGGCCAAGGTCTTTTCGCGCATTGTGATGACACCGCAGCACGTACAACTGCTCCACAATGCCCTGGCCGAGAATATCAGGAAGTACGAGGAGCGTTTCGGCAAGATTCGCGTCGAGGGTAAAGAACAGACCACAAAGAATCTTGGCTTCTAG
- a CDS encoding response regulator: MDNRRNGRPIEILLVEDNAGDVRLTREALNEAKVRNNLSVVHDGVEAMSFLLRTGQYCSAPRPDIVLLDLNLPRKDGRAVLAEVKAHPDLRRIPVVILTTSKAEEDILKTYDLHANCFVTKPVDFEQFIKVIQSIENFWLEVVKLPGY; this comes from the coding sequence ATGGACAACCGAAGAAATGGCCGACCAATCGAGATACTGCTTGTTGAAGACAACGCGGGCGACGTGCGGCTCACGCGGGAAGCTCTGAATGAGGCCAAGGTACGCAACAATCTGAGCGTAGTGCACGACGGCGTCGAGGCCATGTCGTTTCTGTTGCGTACCGGACAGTACTGCTCCGCCCCGCGGCCAGACATAGTTCTTCTAGACCTGAACCTACCCAGGAAGGATGGCCGGGCGGTGCTGGCCGAAGTGAAGGCTCACCCGGACTTGCGTCGCATTCCGGTCGTGATTCTGACAACGTCGAAGGCCGAAGAAGACATTCTCAAAACCTACGACTTGCACGCCAACTGCTTCGTGACCAAGCCGGTGGACTTTGAACAGTTCATCAAGGTCATCCAGTCCATCGAGAACTTCTGGCTGGAGGTGGTCAAGCTGCCGGGCTACTAA